A window from Culex pipiens pallens isolate TS chromosome 3, TS_CPP_V2, whole genome shotgun sequence encodes these proteins:
- the LOC128092254 gene encoding RNA-binding protein 25, with protein MLDNDDDVLRSELEVRERRGGRYGDAYRDRYRDDHRHRRDRSRDRDRDDRHRSDRRTDRYRGGDRYERDYSSRGGSSRRDRSKSRERRRRSRSRESKHRDRSRERSHGRGEHSKDRDRTRRDLSVEIEQELQNLRKLSDMKAALAKAKQQARQSDSDDTERRKDKIDFSQLFKPVEKQKKDDFMKQFNNGNSSKADFVPEIQTEEERIEFQKKMQEKLQAHLAAEGKLYPKPKPGPAINPATGFANDGSFLEMFKQMQQQTTALAMMQPTTSSAIIPEEPAALPYYMAAAAPTTSAPSFTQTVKEPVPIPLVGRRRGGKILKTGIVKKPKPIEDATADTPNDAWNLYLQEVKKYKNASCDADSKTRPLVK; from the coding sequence ATGCtggacaacgacgacgacgtgctGCGTTCCGAGCTTGAAGTGCGAGAACGGCGCGGAGGTCGGTACGGCGATGCCTACCGGGACCGATACCGGGATGACCATCGCCATCGACGGGATCGGAGCCGTGATCGAGATCGCGACGATCGGCATCGGTCGGATCGACGCACCGACCGGTATCGCGGTGGAGACCGTTACGAGCGTGATTACAGTTCTAGGGGTGGCAGCAGCAGAAGAGACAGAAGCAAGAGTCGTGAGCGGCGGAGACGTAGCAGGTCGCGCGAGAGTAAACATCGAGACAGATCTCGCGAGCGGTCGCATGGACGGGGAGAACATTCAAAGGACAGGGATCGCACGAGGCGGGATCTTTCGGTGGAGATTGAGCAGGAGTTGCAGAATCTGCGCAAGTTGTCGGACATGAAGGCCGCACTGGCCAAGGCCAAACAGCAAGCGAGACAGAGTGATTCGGATGACACCGAACGGCGAAAGGATAAGATCGACTTTTCCCAACTCTTTAAACCAGTGGAGAAACAGAAAAAGGACGATTTCATGAAGCAGTTCAACAACGGCAATAGCTCCAAAGCGGACTTCGTCCCGGAGATTCAGACCGAAGAGGAGCGAATCGAGTTTCAGAAAAAGATGCAGGAAAAGCTGCAAGCTCATCTGGCCGCCGAAGGCAAGCTGTACCCCAAACCGAAGCCCGGCCCCGCAATCAACCCCGCAACGGGATTCGCCAACGACGGGTCGTTCTTGGAAATGTTCAAACAAATGCAACAGCAAACGACGGCGCTAGCCATGATGCAACCGACCACCTCCAGCGCAATCATCCCGGAAGAACCGGCGGCGCTTCCATACTACATGGCTGCGGCCGCTCCCACCACCTCAGCGCCAAGCTTCACGCAAACGGTCAAGGAGCCGGTTCCGATCCCGCTCGTCGGACGCCGCCGCGGCGGCAAGATTCTCAAAACGGGCATCGTGAAAAAGCCCAAACCGATCGAGGACGCGACCGCCGACACGCCCAACGATGCCTGGAATCTGTACCTGCAGGAGGTGAAAAAGTACAAGAACGCATCCTGTGACGCCGATTCCAAAACGCGACCACTTGTCAAGTAG